In one Winogradskyella sp. MH6 genomic region, the following are encoded:
- a CDS encoding tetratricopeptide repeat protein: protein MCKNFTYLLLYICLSFSSAQALDYVQSKQADSLIQASIVKVYDNPSESIELGLKIFEDANNSVKTRTKALMLVSLAYTSKRDYQKALEYTVKAEEFSKELDDKVLQIEILFKTGILYQQLKIFDKSIEFLEKTEQMALLYPDRELVGKYLANSYTVKGFIYKDNLNCDIALEFFDKGIKEYKKLKNVAVNTNLSIAYYNRGNCYTLLADYDMAINSFNKSITYANMEEANSLIAFAQKGLAEVYTDQGRYEDSIVLLNEALEKSQNVGDIILNSSIYNGLFENYLAINNWEKYEEYYNLYSKTQLDIKSSERKSVDDSISKIEDVQSEELTHIKSKFKNQLTWLGAIFLVIIFFSFFIIKNSKSDIITLKKEIKKLQEQE from the coding sequence ATGTGTAAAAATTTCACATATCTTTTATTGTATATATGTCTTAGTTTTAGCTCTGCACAGGCACTAGATTACGTACAAAGTAAGCAAGCAGACAGCCTAATACAAGCTAGTATTGTTAAGGTATACGACAACCCTAGCGAATCTATAGAATTAGGTTTAAAGATTTTTGAAGACGCTAACAATTCGGTTAAAACCAGAACCAAAGCACTTATGTTGGTCTCTCTTGCCTACACCTCAAAAAGAGACTATCAAAAAGCTTTAGAATACACTGTTAAGGCTGAAGAATTTTCAAAAGAACTTGATGATAAAGTGCTACAGATTGAAATTCTTTTTAAGACAGGAATTTTATATCAACAACTCAAGATTTTTGATAAGTCTATAGAGTTTTTAGAAAAAACAGAGCAAATGGCGCTTCTTTATCCTGACAGGGAATTAGTAGGTAAGTATTTGGCCAACAGCTATACCGTAAAAGGATTTATATATAAAGACAACCTTAACTGTGATATTGCCTTAGAGTTTTTTGACAAAGGCATAAAAGAATATAAAAAGCTAAAAAATGTAGCAGTAAACACCAACTTAAGTATTGCTTATTACAACAGAGGTAATTGCTACACACTTTTAGCCGATTATGACATGGCAATTAATAGCTTCAATAAATCTATAACATACGCCAATATGGAAGAAGCCAACAGCCTTATAGCTTTTGCTCAAAAAGGATTGGCAGAAGTTTATACAGATCAAGGCAGATACGAAGACTCAATAGTATTGTTAAATGAAGCACTAGAAAAATCGCAAAATGTAGGTGACATAATATTAAACTCTAGTATTTACAACGGACTTTTTGAAAACTATCTCGCCATAAATAATTGGGAAAAATACGAAGAGTACTATAACCTTTATTCCAAAACTCAATTAGACATAAAATCTTCTGAACGTAAATCTGTTGACGATTCAATAAGTAAAATTGAAGACGTTCAATCTGAAGAATTAACTCATATAAAAAGTAAATTTAAAAATCAGTTAACATGGTTGGGAGCTATTTTTTTAGTAATTATTTTCTTTAGTTTTTTTATTATAAAAAATAGCAAAAGCGACATAATTACCCTTAAAAAAGAAATAAAGAAACTCCAAGAGCAAGAATAG
- a CDS encoding choice-of-anchor J domain-containing protein, producing MKNKSLIVVDKSHFFSSKFPSNLSSVFEQVQKSKVAMLMLVAFIFSAQGVAQVDENFDSGIPTEWTIVDNGVGTQTWQVTADGYLGTNGVSINPSLDNIGDQNTAQYFLVTPQFAVPENGEIHFFTKQGSEADNGTQYQIRLSTAAQPDINGFNIVLQSYTESNLNTGSQTNYEENVVEIPTSIPAGLNIYIAFVAVNTQNGASPTGDEWFIDNVSILEGCSEIDSNNVTIDNITVEGAEVSWTHPTATNFELQVLPTGGIPAGAGIPVTGNTTTLNNLDEDTEYDIYIRAICDNSTISEYSGPFTFKTLKYGLSCDQPIIVPDVSTTPYVLIDNLDQWENPNVTYSTQGSNCLPGSTTTNYLNGNKIFLSYTPTEDGLLTLTQETGTDGGANGNNCYNDRSSLFVYDSCANVGIECLAGTITTNAFEPKSISNLLVQAGQTYIIVVSSQLSTTAGICFTLEISSPTCAPPSDIYYNDLTEDSVSFNWDNIGGFSDSWEYIVMPTGSGEPTGSGTATTTNLDNAISGLTPDTVYDIYVRSVCSGTPGLWSDAVTFKTQCTTFNTPYSTEFTNATNENPEPCWTTLDVNGDGNSFGFIGGYATLRTQNNNINGLNNDIYASPRVNFDGITPKRLRFKHRATQGISAYSVKLSTTGIGRDNFTTIVQPETTINNTSFQEVILDLPEAIIGEVNIAFVVEPNTTETAIRVSFDDVYIEDKPTCPDPLDPFVLESQITTNSAWLLWTAGDNETQWQVVIQDEGAGIPTTDGDLVSSNFPYIANGLDSGRRYEFYVRAYCATDDQSEWVGPVTFTTLCESYDTPFYESFDDDDANTQKFCWEINDANTDGSTWTIDEDHALIQTPPFSPPSGFNDYLISPAINMDGVKELKYKYRADFSFFSGPPRFGLEVLMSTTNTNPGSFTVISPLEVFTNSSYEEKSIFIEATGTVYIAFRVPPEFTGGWSILSLDDVSITDAPACPNPSELTVDTIFSDSAELSWTQGFEETDWNIAVQLAGSGIPTTGEAVLASNFTASDLLANTEYEFYVQANCGTETSDWVGPVTFTTLCESFTSPFTETFNYDSTTEECWIVINNNDDFETWELNTTGFSYEGDQAAVMFTGTNGLNDDWLISPTITITENQRLRYYYRVNDSFFTEDLDVLLSTNGIGLDQFTTVLYDSDSDTEIINNVEYKVKIINFPSGITGDINIAFHVPFYASTQSYRGQTLAIDNVNIEDIPECPEPTNIVLNNITDTEVQVSWDANGSETAWEISVQPAGTPAPVGDTDPSYLYNAPTNPFTVTNLDPSTMYDIYVRAVCDGDSQWTGPISVTTRCNFDDLCQYTFVLTSDSDVSARLDISQNNQFLQSLPFEGNTGDSFTVFLCSGTEFSVYFYTLGSSQPQYDSYQFDVLDASNNLVYSSPTGIPLRTTVYEGTAVCGAISCPQPTNLSINEFSEFSWTPAGSETQWEVAVQPLGNGTIPQSGTIVSTNSYTPSDDDFTDLNVATYEYFVRAVCGTDDESYWSGPFEFVRNDDVSNAITVPINDTTVCMESITEVSFLNATVSPEARTCEGENGKDVWFDFTAESRVHIIELNNFNGSLRDSAGDPTYYEMITTLYRNNGGILEEITCSYDNALAAMYSSELVVGDNYKVRVTLNTTESTEYRFSICIKTPEDLCLVDTVNGGFEEPVLNGLSGINTIISLNTIPGWRSNLDSSNNIFYWESLNAPGFTPYEGGQCVQILSDQGTTIDPNDPNIKGLYRDFDTSQMTLMDYSFAHLARFDGNTIQLFAGPVGGPYTMINNHLGTTQGWDLVTGQYMVPTDQTETRFIFRASDGDDIGNVLDAINFVANNEIITQPLTIDCDNNMATVEANGMGMWIASDTNPGDITIATPNNNTTDITDFVQPGTYTFTWQTSYCSYDLEITYNGVAETPTVESPVEYCLNDTAQQLTATPTDALTLVWYTVATGGTGSTTAPTPDTSVVGTTSYYVAYQDSQGCEGPRAEISVIVSESFTPQLVFSYDDTCILSDVNPTPTLSDDFNTGGTFSSTTLTVETTTGVIDMTSASAGQHNVVYTFDGDEDNCLEGGTFTTTITFTAAETPVTTFNYGNEAFCLLNGTTALPVLEIGFATGGTFSSTTVTVNSSTGEIDLTSASEGNHDITYTIEESIDNCIEGSTFTTTIEVVATVNPVTDFSYEQTTYCENTGTISIVPSNNFTTGGTFSSTTGLTLDATTGDVNLDTSTSGTYTITYTIDEDLANCTTSSNSEFTITINASVTPETEFNYGDTVICPIGITELSPVLTTGFTSGGTFSSLTLDVDSTTGAIDITSATAGSHDITYTFEEDTTNCILGGTFTTTIEITEVTTPVTTFTYNEDIYCGDAGAIFPNTDTDFTQGGTFTAENGLIINPSTGEIDVASSSLGNYTVTYTIAADETSCTESGSSSFNITILDAIEVVIIGECNAENYTLTASPVDGSYNPNEATYTWMDANGNVTNQTSEVFNVTDYADQNSGFSVPATFTVLVEFGGCSVTQSFTAERSACRDIPRGISPDGNGKNDTFDLTGFGVTEIYMYNRYGTEVYRYKGTYTNQWHGQSNKGDELPDGTYFYSIRKDDGSTITGWVYINRAH from the coding sequence ATGAAAAATAAGTCACTAATCGTTGTAGACAAATCTCATTTTTTTTCATCAAAATTTCCCTCTAATTTGAGTTCTGTTTTTGAGCAGGTACAAAAATCAAAGGTTGCCATGTTAATGTTGGTTGCTTTTATTTTTTCGGCTCAAGGTGTAGCACAAGTAGACGAAAATTTCGATAGTGGTATTCCTACGGAATGGACAATAGTAGATAATGGAGTAGGAACTCAAACTTGGCAAGTAACAGCAGATGGTTATTTGGGCACTAATGGTGTATCCATAAATCCTTCATTAGATAATATTGGTGACCAAAACACAGCACAATATTTTTTGGTAACACCACAATTTGCTGTTCCAGAAAATGGCGAAATACATTTCTTCACTAAACAAGGAAGCGAAGCAGATAATGGTACGCAATACCAAATACGTTTATCTACTGCAGCTCAACCAGATATAAATGGTTTTAATATTGTTTTACAGTCTTATACAGAATCAAATTTAAATACAGGATCTCAAACCAACTATGAAGAAAATGTGGTAGAAATCCCAACTTCAATTCCAGCAGGATTAAACATATACATCGCATTTGTAGCAGTTAATACACAAAACGGCGCTTCACCAACAGGTGACGAGTGGTTTATAGACAACGTCTCTATCCTAGAAGGTTGTTCTGAAATTGACAGCAACAATGTTACCATAGACAATATTACAGTAGAAGGTGCAGAAGTTTCATGGACACATCCTACAGCTACAAATTTTGAATTGCAAGTATTACCTACAGGAGGTATACCTGCAGGAGCGGGAATTCCGGTAACAGGTAACACAACAACCTTAAACAATCTAGATGAAGATACAGAATATGATATTTACATACGTGCTATTTGCGACAATAGTACTATTAGCGAGTATTCAGGTCCTTTTACTTTTAAAACTTTAAAATATGGACTGTCTTGTGACCAACCTATTATTGTTCCAGATGTATCAACCACACCTTACGTTCTTATAGACAATCTAGATCAATGGGAAAACCCAAATGTTACCTATTCTACTCAAGGCTCTAATTGTTTACCAGGCTCAACAACAACAAATTATCTTAACGGAAATAAGATTTTCTTATCCTATACACCAACTGAAGATGGCCTATTGACCTTAACCCAAGAAACAGGAACAGATGGTGGAGCCAATGGAAATAATTGCTACAACGACAGAAGTTCATTATTTGTATACGACAGTTGTGCAAACGTTGGTATAGAATGTTTAGCAGGCACAATAACCACTAATGCTTTTGAGCCAAAATCTATATCTAACCTGTTGGTACAAGCTGGGCAAACATATATAATAGTTGTGTCTTCGCAGCTATCAACAACAGCAGGCATATGCTTTACATTAGAAATTAGCAGTCCTACTTGTGCTCCTCCAAGCGATATCTATTATAACGATTTAACAGAAGACAGTGTTAGTTTCAACTGGGATAACATAGGAGGTTTTTCAGATTCTTGGGAATATATAGTAATGCCAACAGGATCTGGTGAGCCAACAGGATCTGGCACTGCTACAACAACCAATTTAGATAATGCTATATCTGGGCTAACACCAGATACAGTTTATGATATATATGTAAGATCTGTTTGTAGCGGAACTCCTGGTCTTTGGAGTGATGCCGTAACGTTTAAAACACAATGTACTACATTTAACACACCTTATTCAACCGAATTCACAAACGCCACTAACGAAAATCCAGAACCATGTTGGACAACTCTTGATGTTAATGGCGATGGTAACAGTTTTGGTTTTATTGGAGGGTACGCTACTCTTAGAACACAAAACAACAACATTAATGGTTTAAATAATGATATTTATGCCTCACCAAGAGTAAATTTTGATGGTATTACACCCAAAAGACTACGCTTCAAACACAGAGCTACACAAGGTATTTCTGCATATTCGGTAAAATTATCTACTACTGGTATTGGTAGAGACAATTTTACAACTATTGTACAACCAGAAACAACAATAAACAACACCAGCTTTCAAGAAGTTATACTAGACCTTCCAGAAGCAATTATAGGCGAAGTGAATATTGCTTTTGTTGTTGAGCCAAATACAACCGAAACTGCAATAAGAGTCTCTTTTGATGATGTCTATATAGAAGATAAACCTACATGTCCAGATCCTTTAGATCCTTTTGTCCTAGAGTCGCAAATCACAACAAATTCTGCATGGTTGTTATGGACCGCAGGAGATAATGAAACCCAATGGCAAGTTGTAATACAAGATGAAGGAGCTGGCATTCCAACTACAGATGGAGATTTAGTATCTAGTAACTTCCCATATATCGCTAATGGATTAGATTCTGGTAGAAGATATGAGTTCTATGTAAGAGCATATTGTGCTACCGATGACCAAAGTGAATGGGTAGGTCCTGTTACATTTACAACTTTATGCGAATCGTACGACACTCCTTTTTATGAAAGCTTTGATGACGACGATGCCAATACACAAAAATTTTGTTGGGAAATAAATGATGCAAATACAGACGGTTCAACATGGACTATTGATGAAGATCACGCACTTATACAAACACCACCTTTTTCACCTCCTTCTGGCTTTAATGATTACCTAATATCACCAGCTATTAACATGGATGGTGTAAAAGAACTAAAGTATAAGTATAGAGCCGATTTTTCTTTCTTCTCTGGTCCTCCTCGATTTGGTCTTGAGGTATTAATGTCAACCACCAATACAAATCCTGGTAGTTTTACAGTTATTTCACCTCTTGAAGTTTTTACAAATTCTTCATATGAAGAAAAATCTATATTTATTGAAGCTACAGGAACAGTTTACATTGCTTTTAGAGTACCACCAGAATTTACAGGAGGCTGGTCAATACTTAGTCTTGATGATGTAAGCATAACCGACGCACCTGCTTGTCCTAACCCATCAGAATTAACGGTAGATACCATATTTTCTGATAGTGCAGAATTGTCATGGACACAAGGTTTTGAAGAAACAGACTGGAATATCGCTGTACAATTGGCAGGTTCTGGCATACCTACTACAGGTGAAGCTGTTTTAGCATCAAATTTTACAGCATCAGACTTGTTAGCAAATACAGAATATGAATTTTATGTACAAGCTAACTGTGGCACAGAAACAAGTGATTGGGTAGGACCTGTAACATTTACAACTTTATGTGAGTCTTTCACTTCTCCTTTTACAGAAACCTTTAACTATGATTCAACAACAGAAGAATGTTGGATCGTAATTAACAATAATGACGATTTTGAAACTTGGGAACTAAACACCACAGGCTTTTCTTACGAAGGAGACCAAGCAGCAGTAATGTTTACTGGTACAAATGGTCTAAACGACGATTGGTTAATTTCACCAACCATCACAATAACAGAAAATCAACGTTTACGCTACTATTACAGAGTAAATGATAGCTTTTTTACAGAAGATTTAGATGTTCTTCTATCTACAAACGGTATTGGTTTAGATCAATTCACCACAGTACTATACGATTCTGATAGTGATACAGAAATTATAAATAATGTAGAATACAAAGTTAAGATTATAAACTTCCCTTCAGGTATTACAGGAGATATTAATATTGCATTTCATGTACCATTTTATGCAAGCACACAATCTTACAGAGGGCAAACTCTAGCTATAGACAATGTAAATATTGAAGACATACCAGAATGTCCAGAACCAACAAACATCGTATTAAATAACATTACAGATACTGAGGTACAGGTTTCTTGGGATGCCAACGGATCTGAAACAGCTTGGGAAATTTCAGTACAGCCAGCAGGAACACCAGCACCAGTTGGAGACACAGACCCAAGTTACCTTTATAATGCTCCAACAAATCCTTTTACAGTTACAAACCTAGATCCTTCAACCATGTACGACATCTATGTTAGGGCTGTATGTGATGGAGATAGCCAATGGACAGGTCCTATATCTGTAACAACAAGATGTAATTTTGATGATTTATGTCAATACACATTTGTGTTAACTAGTGATTCTGATGTTTCAGCTAGATTAGACATTTCGCAAAACAATCAATTTTTGCAATCACTTCCTTTTGAAGGCAACACAGGAGACTCATTTACTGTATTCTTATGCTCTGGCACAGAGTTTTCAGTATATTTTTACACTCTCGGAAGTTCGCAACCACAATACGACAGCTACCAGTTTGATGTTTTAGACGCATCAAATAACCTAGTATATTCAAGTCCAACAGGTATTCCTCTAAGAACAACTGTTTACGAAGGCACAGCCGTCTGTGGTGCTATAAGTTGCCCTCAACCTACCAACTTATCTATAAATGAATTTTCAGAATTCTCTTGGACTCCAGCTGGTAGTGAAACACAATGGGAAGTAGCCGTACAACCTCTTGGTAATGGTACAATACCTCAATCTGGCACCATAGTTTCCACAAATTCATATACACCATCTGATGATGATTTCACAGATTTAAATGTAGCTACTTACGAGTATTTTGTAAGAGCAGTTTGTGGTACAGATGATGAAAGTTACTGGTCTGGACCTTTTGAGTTTGTTAGAAACGATGATGTTTCAAACGCTATAACGGTTCCAATAAATGATACAACCGTTTGTATGGAATCTATCACTGAAGTTTCATTTTTAAATGCGACAGTATCTCCTGAAGCACGAACTTGCGAAGGTGAAAACGGCAAAGATGTTTGGTTTGATTTTACTGCCGAATCTAGAGTTCACATCATTGAACTAAATAATTTTAACGGAAGTCTTAGAGACAGTGCAGGAGATCCTACCTATTACGAAATGATTACCACACTGTATAGAAACAATGGTGGCATTCTCGAAGAAATTACATGTAGCTATGACAATGCTTTAGCTGCTATGTATTCTTCAGAATTAGTTGTAGGAGACAATTACAAAGTAAGAGTTACACTAAACACTACAGAATCTACCGAATATAGATTTAGTATTTGCATTAAAACTCCAGAAGATTTATGTTTAGTTGATACCGTTAATGGAGGTTTTGAAGAACCTGTACTGAATGGCTTAAGTGGTATAAACACTATCATATCCTTAAACACAATTCCTGGATGGCGATCAAATTTAGACTCATCTAATAACATTTTTTATTGGGAATCATTAAACGCTCCTGGATTTACACCTTATGAAGGCGGACAATGTGTTCAAATTTTATCAGACCAAGGCACAACTATAGATCCTAACGATCCTAACATTAAAGGGCTATACCGAGATTTTGACACATCGCAAATGACATTAATGGATTATAGTTTTGCTCATCTAGCTAGATTTGATGGTAACACAATTCAACTATTTGCTGGTCCTGTTGGTGGTCCTTACACCATGATTAATAACCACCTAGGAACAACCCAAGGATGGGATTTGGTAACAGGGCAATATATGGTTCCAACGGATCAAACAGAAACTAGATTTATATTTAGAGCTAGTGATGGCGACGATATTGGTAACGTCTTAGATGCTATTAATTTTGTTGCTAATAACGAAATTATTACCCAACCTCTTACCATAGATTGTGACAACAACATGGCAACCGTTGAGGCTAATGGAATGGGTATGTGGATAGCCAGCGACACTAATCCTGGTGATATTACAATCGCAACACCAAATAATAATACTACAGATATTACAGATTTTGTTCAGCCAGGCACATATACTTTTACATGGCAAACTAGCTACTGTTCTTATGATTTAGAGATTACCTATAATGGTGTAGCAGAAACACCAACGGTAGAATCGCCTGTAGAATATTGTTTAAATGATACAGCCCAACAACTTACGGCAACACCTACTGATGCATTAACCCTTGTCTGGTACACAGTAGCTACAGGAGGAACGGGAAGCACCACAGCGCCAACACCAGATACTTCTGTTGTAGGTACTACATCTTACTATGTAGCTTATCAAGATAGTCAAGGTTGCGAAGGACCTAGAGCTGAAATTTCAGTTATTGTAAGCGAGTCCTTTACACCGCAATTAGTATTTAGTTATGACGATACTTGTATTTTATCTGATGTTAATCCAACACCTACATTAAGTGATGATTTTAATACAGGAGGAACATTCTCATCAACCACACTTACAGTAGAAACTACTACTGGAGTAATTGATATGACTTCAGCTTCTGCTGGTCAACATAATGTTGTATATACTTTTGATGGAGATGAAGACAATTGTTTAGAAGGCGGAACCTTTACAACAACAATTACATTTACAGCTGCCGAAACACCAGTTACAACTTTTAACTATGGCAATGAAGCTTTCTGTTTACTTAATGGCACTACAGCACTTCCAGTTTTAGAAATTGGATTTGCAACTGGAGGAACATTCTCATCTACTACAGTAACTGTCAATAGCTCTACAGGTGAAATTGATTTAACCTCAGCTTCCGAAGGCAATCATGATATTACTTATACGATTGAAGAAAGTATTGACAACTGTATTGAAGGCAGTACATTCACTACAACTATTGAAGTGGTTGCAACTGTAAATCCTGTTACAGATTTTAGTTACGAACAAACTACTTATTGTGAGAACACAGGAACTATATCAATTGTACCTAGCAACAACTTTACAACGGGAGGAACATTTAGTTCTACTACTGGACTTACTTTAGATGCAACAACAGGTGACGTAAACTTAGATACAAGCACATCTGGAACTTATACAATCACATATACAATTGATGAAGATTTAGCTAACTGTACAACAAGCAGCAATAGTGAGTTTACCATAACGATTAATGCTTCAGTAACACCAGAAACTGAATTCAATTATGGAGATACTGTAATCTGCCCAATTGGAATTACTGAACTCTCTCCAGTTTTAACCACAGGATTTACATCTGGTGGCACCTTTAGCTCACTTACTTTAGATGTTGATAGCACCACAGGAGCTATAGATATTACTTCTGCAACAGCAGGCTCACACGATATCACTTACACTTTTGAAGAAGATACAACCAATTGTATTTTGGGCGGTACGTTTACAACAACAATAGAAATAACTGAAGTGACTACTCCAGTAACTACATTTACTTATAATGAAGATATTTATTGTGGTGATGCCGGAGCTATATTCCCAAATACTGATACAGATTTTAC